Genomic window (Arachis hypogaea cultivar Tifrunner chromosome 13, arahy.Tifrunner.gnm2.J5K5, whole genome shotgun sequence):
CAACCgggattaatttttaatatatattttatattttaaattataaaaaaatctcaCTCTTTTGTTTGGTAAGAAAAATTCCCACTCTTTATTAAAAGATgaaattgcaaaaagaaaaaagaagaagaccaactaactaattaaaccCCTTAAAAGCCCTTCCTCTGAGCACAGTGACCCGTTAAACCCAAACCCTGTTTGGAGTCCGCTCTCGGTTCCCTCTCAGCCGCCAACGACTACCTTCGCCGGCGGCCTCACCTCTGATTTCCGGAGTTGTCAAACTACTTCAACCATGGTAAGCTTAATTCTTCTCTTTACGTTCTGCTGATTTAGCTGACCGTTTCTTCTATATTTTCGATTTCCATTATTCTCTTCCCCGCGGATTGGTTCTGACCCGTTTTGCACTACACAGAGGAAGAAGAAACACGGCGGGTTTCGAAGGCCTTTTGTGGCGAAGACCAACACTAACACGAAGCAGCAGCCCCATCTGGCTAGTGTGGACCCCATCACTGGCAAGAAGATCCCTAAAAGCTTCGTCTTTTCGAGAGGGAAGATTCCTGGTCCTCTCAAACAGCTTCAGATGGACCTCAGGAAGTTGATGCTTCCGTACACTGCTCTCAGCCTTAAGGTTACTCTTTCATGGCGATGCTGAGTTTTTTACTATCATGAAATTGCTTTCTCGGTTTCTAGCTCTAATTGTTGTGTTGTGCGCTTGGGATTCGAGAATTCCGGTTAGGTCATCTTAGTTAGTAGAGTTCTTAAGTTCAAATTTAGGGATTTGGTTGAGACATTAGAGTTATTGCTATCCAATATGCAATATGGTTTGATTTTCAACTTGTATTACTACTTATTTGTTTTTCCTGAATTGTTAAGTAGGAATATTTCTACAGAAACAATTAGATTGCTAGAAAACCAAGAGATTAATTTATAAGCATAATAGCATGTTGGGTTTGGCTCCACAATCTAGCTTCTCATAAAGATTTGGAATTCATTCCTGGAACCATAAGTCTTGCAAATTATTTGTGTTGCTTAGCTTTTTAATCAAATTGTTGACAATGAAATGGATTTTAATTTATACGAGAAGATAAAGTTGGTAGTAGTAGGGATTTGTAGTCATCACGTTGAATATTTATCACTAGTTTTAAGTGTTCCACAGTGACCTGTATGTTGACTACACCCTTATGGTTTCCTTTTTACAGGAAAAGAGACGGAACAATCTAAAGGATTTTCTGAATGTTGCTGGACCTATGGGTGTCACGCATTTCCTCATATTGTCAAAAACTGCAACTGCGGCTTACCTGAGAGTTGCAACAACCCCGCAGGGACCCACTCTTACGTTTAAGATAAATGAATACTCATTGGCAGCTGATGTTGCTAAATCTCAGTTGCATCCCCGATGCCCAAAAGATCTTTTTACGAATTCTGCTTTGGTAACGTATTCCACTCATACACAGATCCAACTATGGTTGTGTAgcttaaaatttagaaaaaggaATGCCTCAACTGCTTTGATACCATTACATCTTCTGTTATTCAAATTTCATCTCAAGTATTAACACAAAGTTTGCCAATGGGATGCAACTAAAGTgcttaattttttgtaaaaaaagatGTTGGTTATTATTAAGCCTTTTTTCCCCAAACTTTTATGATATTATTACTGTCAAGTTGGAGGCTGATGGGATAGTGAAGACCTCTTGATGACATTGTTATTATACCAAATAGAAATCTGCTGTGATGTCTCTTCTCTGGTTATTGTCGTAACTGTTCGTGATGGTAATTAGTATATGGGGAATATATCACTGTTGCAACTGTTAAATTAGGGATTAGAATGTGTAGTCACATACTGCTTGTTATATAGTAACTATCAATAAGTCTTTATATGGGTTCATTTTTCATCCCATATTGATGTCTCTGTATTTTCTTGTCAGATTGTACTTTCTGGATTTGTGAGTGGAGATCTACCTCTAAAGCTTACAACTAACATGTTTCAGAATATATTTCCAACAATTGATGTTAAAACAGTGAGTTTTACTGATACATATGCATCATTAACTTACTTGACGCTCaagttcttcttttaatttgtgacATATACTGTTCTAGGTTAAGCTCTCTTCTTGCCAAAGGATCGTGTTGCTTAATTACAACAAAGACACTAAGCAAATTGATTTTCGGCATTATTCAATAAGATTACAACCAATAGGTGTTTCGCGCAGAATAAGAAAATTTGTGCAGAATCATCAGGTGCCAGATCTACGGAATCTTCAAGATGTGAGTGATTTCGTGACAAAGTAAGTCCCTTGCTTATCTACTTAAGCCTTCATTTTCCCATTTGAAGAATGGATATAATCCATTTCTAACATTTCCACTCATTATTTCCTTCTTCAAACTGGtaaatatgatatttttttaggAGTAAGATTTGTATTGAATAGATCCTATTtaacttgttcttaattttcatATGAATTGTATTATGCACAGAAAATAAGaatgctttttttgtttttccttatCATTCTATTGTTTCTCACATCCACTTTGAATTTTAAGAGCTGGCTATGGATCAGAAAGTGAGGCAGATGAAGAAGCTGCAACTGTAACTTTGTCTAGCGATATTGGTAGGGTTAACCGTGCTTCGATGAAAAGTGCTGTCAAGCTTCAAGAAATTGGTCCCAGGATGACTCTTCAACTAGTTAAAGTTGAAAAGGGACTTTGTTCAGGAGAAGTCCTTTTCAGTGAATATGGTATATCATCTTGCAATTGCATATCCTTGTTATCTGTACTTCCTCGGAAACTCGCAAATTCattcattttcttctctttcctATTCCTTCATGTTCCTTAGTCCTTCTGTTATATGTACCTTAGTTTTAAATTCTCTACTAGTTTGCATCTTCTCTCTTAATGCCTTTTCCTTTCGAAAATACCTCCTCATCTCATTTTTTTGCCTGTATTTCTTCTTCCCTGTTAGGGAAACCTGGTGACAAAGGAAAACATGATGATGAAGATAATGAGATGCAGGacaatgaagatgaagatgattcAGAAGGTAGTGAAGATCAAGATGGCAATGGTTCTGAAGTTGATGAAGATGAAGCCCATGAAGAACTTGATTAAGGGAAATGGTGGTATTCAGTTTTAGTGTTCTGAAAGTTATGAATGAATTAATTAATGGTGGTATTCAGTTAGAAAGTTGCCACCAGAAATTTTTCATTAGCCATTCTAGTGGCCTCGTATAAATTTTGTTTgggttatatataaattttgtttgaagcagttaagtttatatatatttagAGTAACAAAAACCGGTTTTAACTCTTCTCGAGTTAAGACACTTTTTCCAGGTATTTTATTCGGCTGAAACTTAGTTATGCCAATTCTATTATCAACAATAAACAGGACTCCTTTAAAATGATACGCTTTAAAAAATTGGACATTGATGTTTGTTAAATTCTAACTACACATTTTT
Coding sequences:
- the LOC112737101 gene encoding peter Pan-like protein produces the protein MRKKKHGGFRRPFVAKTNTNTKQQPHLASVDPITGKKIPKSFVFSRGKIPGPLKQLQMDLRKLMLPYTALSLKEKRRNNLKDFLNVAGPMGVTHFLILSKTATAAYLRVATTPQGPTLTFKINEYSLAADVAKSQLHPRCPKDLFTNSALIVLSGFVSGDLPLKLTTNMFQNIFPTIDVKTVKLSSCQRIVLLNYNKDTKQIDFRHYSIRLQPIGVSRRIRKFVQNHQVPDLRNLQDVSDFVTKAGYGSESEADEEAATVTLSSDIGRVNRASMKSAVKLQEIGPRMTLQLVKVEKGLCSGEVLFSEYGKPGDKGKHDDEDNEMQDNEDEDDSEGSEDQDGNGSEVDEDEAHEELD